Proteins encoded in a region of the Mercenaria mercenaria strain notata chromosome 1, MADL_Memer_1, whole genome shotgun sequence genome:
- the LOC123537390 gene encoding uncharacterized protein LOC123537390, which translates to MPDTGVHVVIVGHNLEAKCDVANALTNQRNLFRPFSCRRKIVIKSRSTVIGKHLYIVATPDLGTPSWAHLEKDLTKFKTKVFLYVQDNDCIDSDDAGSVEMLQKRFSEKSKSVPVVCIQYNTKLRRDDSFSSLDGSFREDFSPLPIEDQVIINKRDSFADKSEKARKIMKLLIDSLKKDKSKFEGRMAVDDRKSLRESMSVSSNSQDSETDVSVLDSVTISDGIDRPEEEEFRSLELPCVDNNDWDLFRKTLKLGRARSNHVRVNIVGNQGAGKTSLVKRLQEIDIKCPDNSQKPTEGLEINQVTTRCAERDGIRYWETKYRGYEQELNLQRMAFALQHAEDCINEQQSTKQEIDTDAMAELELGSEECEEIGQVETKFQYEEHVDIKQKELYLQKVKRWKENSREERMYVSYWDFAGQATYYSTHQAFMAPSAVYVLVIDLTMDLKEKLVENLEFKTGILKQYTVEETVKFWISSIKAYTRDEQDGHAPFIVVGTHKDKVTTEQIKEKFSHLRQVLRNLTQIEFVAIDNTCPAKSDTRLNALKNKILDLGLGVIDEEIPAQWINLEYIVLQKKNAGKSVLSFADIQDFDAKSDMPMRDPGRIEAFLEHEHRRGWLMHFCHVDLKDIIILDPTLLAGYFNVLLRKRPSYELPSSGMCKDGIVHKAFILDAAAHAFNIPMSEENLTTISKILTHLHIMYHFEEDKYFLPCLLPHRDDRESLKDSLHHEKAPTLKLSFADAFVPPAFFHLLIAALNEEQELKVYKKKDIPRIYNLFTCFCFQRDTLWLEVYWHECSIFFDLKNYSTQKKINEPGSNKLKEAMDIIQNKIDHILSVYRQDNVQYIIEIECPKHRSTFVDLQKAIDEDEVMCTDADEVHAVSWSEISKILPWSPYSCEGRLEKNQNRPSDKDLGRLARHLSRENATSLSSKLKLPQGNVQADRAMSEWESSFDMQRLSLLCTWKEMFPEETVATLLKLLTKRKDYDIKTLQNVMQKEIEHTEDYGLNCSMLDCVPPGNKDLLFASDCIGSSYTFLMLELGLTFQDIEVKRIDNLHALRETIFKLFETWRQRYDKEATPRTLLDAAKFLGMNTAAIASKLRDRPCT; encoded by the exons ATGCCAG ATACTGGGGTTCACGTTGTCATTGTTGGAcataacttagaggcaaaatGTGATGTTGCAAACGCCTTAACTAATCAAAGGAATCTTTTCCGGCCATTTTCCTGCCGCAGAAAGATTGTAATCAAGTCCCGAAGCACCGTCATTGGGAAGCATCTCTATATAGTAGCGACACCTGATCTGGGCACACCTTCATGGGCACATCTTGAAAAAGatctaacaaaatttaaaactaaagtaTTTCTATATGTGCAAGACAATGACTGTATTGACAGTGATGATGCTGGATCAGTTGAAATGTTGCAGAAACGATTTTCGGAAAAGTCAAAATCCGTCCCAGTTGTGTGTATTCAATACAACACGAAACTTCGAAGGGATGACAGCTTCAGTTCCCTAGACGGCAGTTTTCGGGAAGACTTCTCTCCGCTTCCCATTGAGGACCAAGTCATCATTAACAAAAGGGATTCATTTGCAGACAAATCTGAAAAAGCACGCAAAATAATGAAACTTCTTATCGACTCGTTAAAAAAGGACAAAAGCAAATTCGAGGGGAGAATGGCAGTCGATGATAGAAAAAGTTTGAGAGAAAGCATGAGTGTTTCATCCAACAGTCAAGATTCAGAAACCGATGTTTCAGTCCTTGACTCTGTGACAATCAGCGATGGTATCG ATCGCCCCGAAGAAGAAGAATTTAGAAGCCTCGAACTCCCTTGTGTTGACAATAACGACTGGGATTTATTCCGGAAAACATTAAAGTTAGGCAGAGCTAGATCAAATCATGTCCGGGTCAATATTGTTGGTAATCAGGGTGCTGGGAAAACAAGTCTGGTTAAACGACTCCAAGAAATAGATATCAAATGTCCTGACAACAGTCAAAAACCAACAGAAGGTCTCGAAATAAACCAGGTAACTACAAGATGTGCAGAGAGAGATGGCATCCGGTATTGGGAGACCAAATATCGTG GGTATGAACAAGAATTGAATCTTCAGAGAATGGCGTTTGCTCTACAACATGCTGAAGATTGTATTAATGAACAACAAAGCACAAAACAAGAAATTGATACTGATGCAATGGCTGAACTTGAATTGGGATCGGAAGAATGTGAAGAAATAGGCCAGGTTGAGACAAAATTTCAATACGAAGAACACgttgatataaaacaaaaagaactgtaCTTGCAAAAGGTGAAACGTTGGAAAGAGAACTCTAGGGAAGAAAGAATGTATGTTTCTTACTGGGACTTTGCTGGTCAGGCAACATATTACTCAACACATCAAGCCTTCATGGCACCATCAGCCGTCTACGTCCTTGTTATCGATTTGACTATGGACTTGAAGGAGAAACTTGTAGAAAACCTCGAATTCAAAACCGGAATATTGAAGCAGTATACTGTAGAGG aaactgtGAAGTTTTGGATATCGTCTATAAAGGCCTACACACGAGATGAACAAGATGGGCATGCACCTTTCATCGTTGTTGGAACACACAAAGATAAAGTCACAACCGAacagatcaaagaaaaatttagccATCTTCGGCAAGTCTTAAGGAATCTGACACAGATAGAATTTGTTGCAATAGATAATACGTGCCCTGCTAAAAGCGACACCCGTCTCAATGCGCTGAAGAATAAAATACTGGATTTAGGATTAGGGGTAATTGACGAAGAAATACCAGCTCAATGGATCAATCTTGAATATATTGTACTTCAGAAAAAGAATGCCGGCAAAAGTGTATTATCATTTGCAGATATTCAAGACTTTGATGCCAAGTCAGACATGCCTATGCGAGATCCGGGTAGAATCGAGGCTTTCCTTGAACATGAACACAGAAGAGGATGGCTCATGCACTTCTGTCATGTTGATTTAAAAGATATCATCATACTTGATCCAACTTTACTCGCTGGTTATTTCAATGTACTGTTACGAAAGCGGCCAAGCTATGAACTTCCATCATCTGGGATGTGCAAGGACGGAATAGTACATAAAGCCTTCATTCTTGATGCCGCTGCTCATGCATTCAATATTCCTATGTCTGAGGAAAATCTTACGACTATTTCAAAGATTTTGACGCATCTACATATCATGTACCACTTCGAAGAAGACAAGTACTTCCTCCCGTGCTTGCTTCCACATCGAGACGACAGAGAAAGTTTAAAAGATAGCCTTCATCACGAGAAAGCTCCTACACTTAAGCTATCATTTGCAGATGCTTTCGTACCACCGGCTTTCTTTCATTTGTTAATTGCCGCCTTAAACGAAGAGCAAGAACTTAAAGTCTACAAGAAGAAAGATATTCCAAGAATATACAATCTTTTCACCTGCTTTTGTTTCCAGAGAGACACTTTGTGGCTCGAAGTATACTGGCATGAATGCTCCATATTCTTCGATCTAAAGAATTATTCTACTCAAAAGAAAATCAACGAGCCCGGTAGCAATAAATTGAAAGAGGCAATGGATATcattcaaaacaaaattgatCATATTCTGAGTGTATATAGACAGGACAATGTTCAATACATAATCGAAATCGAGTGTCCAAAGCACCGTTCAACGTTTGTCGATCTACAAAAAGCAATAGATGAAGATGAAGTGATGTGTACGGATGCAGATGAGGTCCATGCTGTTTCTTGGAGTGAGATAAGCAAGATCTTACCTTGGAGCCCGTACTCA tgcGAAGGTAGGCTGGAGAAAAATCAAAACAGACCAAGTGATAAAGACCTTGGACGCTTGGCAAGACATCTTTCACGAGAAAATGCAACATCCCTGTCATCAAAACTCAAACTACCACAGGGTAATGTCCAAGCTGACAGAGCAATGAGCGAATGGGAAAGTAGTTTCGATATGCAACGCTTGAGCTTATTGTGCACATGGAAGGAAATGTTTCCTGAAGAAACTGTGGCTACTCTTCTGAAATTGCTAACGAAAAGGAAAGATTATGACATTAAAACATTGCAAAATGTCATGCAAAAAGAGATAGAACATACTGAAGACTACG GTCTCAATTGCAGTATGTTGGATTGTGTGCCTCCTGGAAACAAAGACTTGCTCTTCGCAAGTGACTGCATAGGCTCATCGTACACTTTCCTGATGTTGGAGCTTGGACTTACATTCCAAGACATTGAAGTCAAAAGAATTGATAACTTGCATGCATTACgggaaacaatttttaaattgtttgaaacaTGGAGACAAAGATATGACAAAGAAGCAACGCCGAGAACATTATTAGACGCGGCAAAATTTCTTGGTATGAACACCGCAGCTATAGCATCCAAATTAAGGGACAGGCCTTGCACTTAA